The following proteins come from a genomic window of Acanthopagrus latus isolate v.2019 chromosome 5, fAcaLat1.1, whole genome shotgun sequence:
- the zcchc8 gene encoding zinc finger CCHC domain-containing protein 8 — translation MAEVDFGDSELFEQLDDSAPTLSKHIRFTDDEEDQEEMGELRSRLEECDAYIQRLTEENKGLRRKQNILTRPSGITIEDVNMDGPLLQVLYANNSISKGCRQEIEDCICSIILKHQAPSNEKKKSSFHVKPQNSAFAMDEDPQKSSTSSVRTTTEAFKVVGSVLYFTTFSLDKLGQPLVNENPQLTEGWDVPTYHQVFNQVVGTDGQEIEMKDKRPKSMCFNCGSGGHQLRDCPKPKDMAAINERRKEFNQNNNQAMQSNQRYHADEVEERFAKYKPGVMSDELLSALGIDSNTLPPLIYRMRQLGYPPGWLKEAEMENSGLSLYDGNVSNDGNITESTNSQNLSYDVSKLIDFPGFNVPAPSKMKDEFMQYGSIPMQSSHTKQNYAAYLSNNFPMPGATCNKRRHESDSSPQQRKRTRPSPDTNSDMDIESDPGTPYHGAGDFQFQPPLPPGSPCFSSPPPLPQGTPPATPTPPPLPKGTPPLTPTNGSPALRGRNWVADETVEGAEDELTLEELEEQQRLIWAALENADTATNSDCETPAMGTPVPSSSSVSTPVHIDTETEEVEEAMDTTKPAESLHSSETQKEPGVQEICPQSPGPIKVEDDSPQSPEPVKVEDDSPQSPEPVKAQDNSTQSPGPVKVEDDSPQSPDPIKCQVDIPQSPDVFKYQEDNRQIPDEFKCQEDNPQSPVPDTGGAGDCASPKNDEKITAVPHRSNFAAGIVPFEDTPEYTEVAEATGTYLKIRDLLKSSPRNLAKKK, via the exons ATAAAGGtttgagaagaaaacagaacatcTTGACACGACCAAG CGGCATCACAATTGAAGATGTCAACATGGATGGACCACTTCTTCAAGTCCTTTATGCAAACAACAGTATTTCAAA GGGGTGTCGTCAGGAAATTGAAGATTGCATCTGCAGTATCATTTTGAAGCACCAAGCTCCaagcaatgaaaagaaaaagtcctcTTTTCACGTGAAACCTCAG AACTCGGCTTTTGCTATGGATGAAGATCCACAGAAGTCGTCAACCAGTAGtgtaagaacaacaacagaagctttTAAA GTTGTTGGAAGCGTCTTATATTTCACTACTTTTAGTCTTGATAAACTTGGACAACCTCTGGTGAATGAAAACCCCCAGCTGACAGAGGGATGGGATGTTCCAAC CTATCACCAGGTGTTCAACCAGGTTGTTGGCACAGATGGGCAGGAAAtagaaatgaaagacaaaag ACCCAAATCGATGTGTTTCAACTGTGGTTCAGGCGGTCATCAGCTGAGAGACTGTCCAAAG CCTAAAGACATGGCTGCAATTaatgagagaagaaaggagTTTAATCAGAACAACAACCAGGCCATGCAGAGTAACCAGCGATACCATGCTGACGAAGTGGAGGAGCGCTTTGCTAAATACAAGCCTGGAGTCATGAG TGATGAACTGTTATCAGCTCTGGGAATCGACAGCaacaccctccctcctctgatTTATCGTATGAGGCAGCTAGGCTACCCGCCAGGCTGGCTcaaagaggcagagatggagaacTCTGGCTTATCACTATATGATGGAAATG TTTCAAATGATGGTAACATAACGGAGAGTACCAACTCGCAAAACCTCTCTTACGATGTTTCCAAACTGATAGATTTCCCAGGCTTCAATGTACCTGCTCCAAGCAAAATGAAAGAT GAGTTCATGCAGTATGGTTCTATTCCAATGCAGAGCAGTCACACGAAGCAAAACTATGCAGCCTACTTGTCCAACAACTTTCCGATG CCTGGTGCCACCTGCAACAAGAGACGACATGAATCCGACTCATCTccacagcaaagaaaaaggaCAAGGCCCAGTcctgatacaaactcagatatgGATATTGAATCGG ACCCAGGAACGCCTTATCACGGCGCAGGTGACTTTCAGTTCCAACCTCCGCTTCCCCCTGGCTCGCCTTGCTTCAGTTCACCTCCTCCTTTACCCCAGGGCACTCCTCCTGCTACACCCACTCCCCCACCTCTTCCTAAAGGTACACCTCCTCTTACACCCACCAACGGCTCTCCAGCTCTGCGAGGGCGTAACTGGGTAGCTGATGAGACtgtggagggagcagaggatGAACTCACACTGGAGGAACTGGAAGAACAGCAGAGACTGATTTGGGCGGCTTTAGAAAATGCTGACACTGCCACTAATAGTGACTGTGAGACACCTGCAATGGGAACACCTGTACCCAGTTCATCAAGTGTGTCCACACCTGTGCATatagacacagaaacagaagaggtTGAAGAAGCAATGGACACAACGAAACCTGCAGAAAGTTTACATAGCAGTGAAACTCAAAAGGAACCAGGGGTTCAAGAGATTTGCCCTCAGAGCCCTGGACCAATCAAAGTCGAGGATGACAGTCCTCAGAGCCCCGAACCAGTCAAAGTCGAGGATGACAGTCCTCAGAGCCCCGAACCAGTCAAAGCACAAGATAACAGCACTCAGAGTCCTGGTCCAGTCAAAGTCGAAGACGACAGCCCACAGAGCCCTGATCCAATCAAATGCCAGGTAGACATCCCACAGAGCCCAGATGTATTTAAATACCAGGAAGACAACCGTCAGATCCCTGATGAATTCAAATGCCAGGAAGACAACCCACAGAGCCCAGTTCCAGATACTGGGGGGGCTGGAGATTGTGCTTCTCCTAAGAATGATGAGAAGATAACAGCCGTTCCTCATCGGAGCAACTTTGCCGCAGGCATTGTTCCATTTGAAGACACCCCAGAATACACTGAAGTTGCCGAAGCTACAGGGACGTACCTTAAGATCAGAGACTTGCTTAAAAGTTCCCCTCGAAATttggcaaagaaaaaataa